CATCCGAGCCTTTATATCTCTCCTTATTTTCGTTATAGTAGTCACTCAAAGTAGTTTGATTTACATCATTTTTGTTTGACTCTATAAAGTATGTTTCTAGACCGTATATAGTCTTTGTCATATAGTTGTTTTTATTTGTTTCCCAAAGATCCTTTAGCTCTTTTTCATCTATTCTTATATCACTTTGATTAGCATTTATTATCTGTATTGCTAATTTGTCTTGCACAAAAAAGCTTGCTTCCATCATTTCAATGTCTTCTTTATTGGCTGGTAAATTTAAAATAGTTCTAAGCTTATCAAGCAGTATTGTTAGTTTTAAATTTTCTTCAAAATCGGTTGGGTTTATTCTGGCTCTTCTTAAAATGTCGTAGTATAAATTTTTATCAAAAGCACCATCTTTTTGAAATGTTGGATCAGCGATTATATATTTTAAAATATCATCTTTACTAACACTAAGACCTATATCGTCTGCAAAATTTAATAGTAAATTCTCTTGAATTGTAGCCTGAAGTGCGGCATTTTGTAATCCTAACTCATTAGCCTTTTCTTGAGTTAATTTGCCATCAAAAAGATTATTGTAGTATTGATATAAACTATCGTATTTTTGTTGCAGTTCTTGAATGCTTATATTTCTGTGTCCTACTTTTGCTACCGAAGTGGCTCGATTGCTGTTTAAATCATATGCTCCCCAGCCTACAAAGCCTGCTCCAACAAAGGCTATTGTACTTACCCAAATGGTAACAACTAGGTATTTTTTATGTTTTTGCATCCAAGACAACATTAAATTTTCCTTTAAAAGACTAACGAAATTTGTATGATATATTATATAAAATTGCCTTAAATAAGCTTAAAATAGGGGCTTTAAAAATACCTTTGTGAAGAATTTTGCTAACAATTTTTTAGTATTGTTAGCAAAATTCTTAAATACTATAATCGCTATAACCACTAGTTAAATGAAGCAATTTGCAGCTATTTTCTAGCAAAGCTATCTCTTTTGCAAGAAGCTGAGGGCTTCTACTGTATGCGTAAATGCCATATCCTTTAATGACAATAATGTTTGTATTTTTTTCAACCATATATCTATAAATTTCAGTTTCTGCACGTTCATACCAGTCATCATATTGTTTTGGATCATAAACAGAAATTTTATCAAATCTCATATATCCAAAATAATCTTTCGGTACTATTTTTTCATGTTTCATTGCGTAGGCAGTTGCGTATGGTGGCATCGCGTAGCAAACAAATCTTGCCTCATTTATATTTTTATAAATATTTAAGTGTATATCAGCATCAAGACTAGCTTCATTCCAACGATAGTCTTTTTTTGATGAAAGAAGCGTCAAGTCATCATCTTTTAAATTATCAAAAATGGCATTTTGTTTATTGATTATAAATTGATTTTTTTCGACTCTTGCCGAAATCGAGCCGTGAAAGACGCCAAAAAAATTCTTTCTAAACATAGAAAGTGATATCGTTTTTATCTCATTTATTGAGTGTTCTAGCTCCATTTTTTCTCCTACGTTTAAGCGATTATATTTAAGCTATCTTAAAATTTATGTAAAATTTTGTGTAATGATAGCTTTTTAAGTAAAATTTCGATAAATTTTCCACACTATTTACTATAAAGAGGCAGTGTTGCAAAGTCCACATATCAGTGTTTTACTTGATGAAGTTCTATCTTTTTTTAAAAATTTAAATGGAAATTTTATAGATTGCACGCTTGGATATGCCGGACATTCTAGTGCCATTTTATCTCAAAATGAAAATTTAAATTTAATTGCCTGTGATAGAGATAACGAAGCTATAAATTTTTCACTAAAAAAACTTGAGCCATTTGGCAGTAGGGTTAAAATTTATAAAAGTAACTTCTCTGAATTGACTAGCAAACTAAGTCAAGAAGAAATTTTAAATGTTAGAGGAATTTTGGCTGACATTGGTGTTAGCTCGCTTCAGATAGATAAAGATGATAGGGGCTTTAGTCTTGGCTCAAGCACGCTTGATATGCGCATGGACAAAGAGCGAAATTTTAGCGCATTTGACGTTGTAAATGATTACTCTTTTGATGAGTTGGTTAGAATTTTTAGAGATTATGGCGAGATAAAAAATGCTGCCGGGATTGCGAACAAGATTATAAATGCTAGAAATTTAGGCAAGATAACGAGTGCAAAAGAGCTTGCAAATTTAATAGGTACAGCCCAGATAAAAGGGCGCGGAGTTAGCCCTGCAATACTTGCCTTTCAAGCCATCAGGATAGATGTAAATGGAGAGCTAGATGAGCTAACAAATTTACTTGATAGTATAGAAAAATGTGGGTTTAAAGATTGTCTTGTGGCGATTATTACATTTCACTCGCTTGAAGATAGGATCGTAAAAGAGCGCTTTAAAAAATGGGCTAATAGCTGTATCTGCCTACCTGGTGTTTATAGATGTGAGTGCGGAAATAACCACGAATTAGGCGAAATTTTGACAAAAAAGCCACTAACAGCAAGCCAAAATGAGCTAAAGATAAACTCACGAAGCAAGAGCGCAAAACTGCGGGTTTTTAAGATAAAGGGATAAAAATGCAAGAAAAAGAAGAGCTACTAACGCTTCACGACGAGGAGCAAAAACGTGAGGTAAATTTAAGCTTTAAGACATTAGTGATGGTCTATTTAGCTGTTTTTATAGCTCTAGCTATATTTTTGCCAAAAATTTACATAGCGAATCAAATTTATTATATAAGTAGAGATATAGCGGACATTAGCGGTAAGCGAGATATGCTTTTAGAGGAAAATAGAGCTCTTAATATAAAGCTTGAAAATTTACGTTATAAAAATCAAATTTTAAACAATATGCAAGAGCGCCAATGGAAATAACGAAACATTTAAAGCTTTATTTATTCTCATCTAAATTTTTGCGATTCAATTATATTGGCAAATAATATAGCTATTTTGTATATAACTGCACAAAAATAAAATTAGCTCAATAAACAAAGCCAAGCTTAACTTGCTAATTACTTTCTTTTTGAGAGATTAGCTTTTCATATATATATTGTTCTAAATCTTTTTTTGATATGTCATTTTTTATAGCAGTATTATAAATTTCTTCGACCTTGCTTGAGTATTTTTCGTAGCTAAAATAGGGAAAATGCACACTCCAGGCTTTCTTGATAAGATCGTGGCTTATCTCTCTTCTTGCCCAAACTTTAAACATATCAAAGCCAATGAAAACGGCCGAAGTAACGACAGCAGTCGCTATTATAGATATGTGTGCATCAGTTTTTGCTAAAAAATGATGCGTGATGATTAACAATGGAAATAAAATGACAAAACAGATAAGTGCATAAATCTGATAGAGCTTGATGTGGTTAAATCTAAAATTTAGTTTTGCTCCATCTATTAGCATACCTTCGTTAAAAAGGGCATTTGCTTCAAGCAAATCTCTAAACAAAACTGGCTGTTTTGAAACGAAAAAAACATTTCTTATGATTTTATCTTTTAATTTTTCTTGCATTTTTTATATACTTTTTACTTTAAAAATTTTGCTTCATTATATCCAAGAATCTATAAATTCAAACAAAATTAGATACAATTTGCATAAAATTTAAGGAGCTAAAATGGCAGATCAAGCTTTGCAAACCGTCTTTTTAAACGGAGAATTTTTGCAAAAAGATGAAGCAAAAGTTAGTGCTTTTGATAGAGGATTTATATTTGGTGATGGAATTTATGAGGTTGTGCCTGTGATAAATTCAAAAATGGTTGATAAAGATGGATTTTGGGCGAGATTTGAAAGAAGCTTAAATGAAATAGATATAAATTTGCCCTACGAAAAGGAAAAATTTGAGGCGATCTTAAACGAGATAATCTCCAAAAATGCCTTAAAAGAGGGCGGAATTTACATGCAAGTAACAAGAGGCGTGGCGTTTAGAAATTTCTATTTTATAGAAGATTTAACACCAAGTGTCTTTATTTTCTGTTACGAGAGTGAAATTTTAAACAATCCCGCTGCAAAAACTGGCATAAAAGTCGTGAGTGTCGAGGATATCAGGTGGAAAAGGCGTGACATCAAGTCTATCTCACTTCTGGCCCAGTGCTACGCTAAAAATGAAGCTCACAAAAAAGGCGCAGATGAGGGCTTTATGGTGGAAAATGGCTTTGTTACAGAGGGCTGTAGCTCAAGTGCTTTTATCATCAAGAATAAAACTCTAATCACAAAACCACTTTCAAATGAAATTTTGCCAGGAATTCGCCGTATGAGGCTTTTAAGGATCGCTAAAGATATTGGCCTTAATATAGAGGAGCGAAAATTTAGCATGGATGAAGTTTATAACGCTGATGAAGTCTTTATCTCGGCTGCGACGCTCATACTCTTACCAGTCGTTTATGCTGATGGCAAGGCGATAAATGGTGCAAAAGTGGGAGAAATTTCAAGCAAACTTCGTGAAATTTATGCTGGTGAACTTTTAAAAGAAGCCGGGCTTTGAGAGAAAAAATCTTAATAAGTGCTTGCCTAGTTGGCATAAACTGCAAATTTAACGGCGAAAATAATCTTTTAAATAAAGATGTTTTAGATGAAATTTCAAAGAGATTTCATCTGCTTTTTGTTTGTCCTGAAGTTTACGGTGGACTTAGCACGCCGAGGGAACCAGCTGAGATGAAAAATGGTGTGGTTGTTTGTAAATTTTCAGGCAAAGATGTGAGTAAAAATTTCAAAAATGGAGCAGAAATTTGCCTAAAGATAGCCAAACTAAATGGCTGCAAAAAGGCTATTTTAAAATCAAAAAGTCCAAGTTGTGGAAGTGGGCAAATTTATGACGGAAGTTTTAGTAAGAGGCTTATTTTAGGCGATGGCATCACAGCAAAACTACTAAAAGAAAATGAAATTTTAGTTTACAGCGAAGATGAGATAGTAGGGCTTGATGTTTGATAGGCTAAAAGACAATATTATACTTGAGGTGATTTTTAAATATATCATCTTGTTGCTGCTTTTTATCTGTGTGATCGGTCTTTTTATGAGTGGCATTCTTTTCTTAAATGGGGAGATGAGTGAAAATTCACTCAATTTACACATTTTCTTTGGCTTTAGTTTGGTTGTTTTGACGATTGTTCATAGTTATGTTAAGAAGAAAAAGTTAAAGAAGCTAAGCCTTGAGTTTAAAAATATCTTAAATCACAAGCCAGTGCAGATGGACTGCAATACAACCAGGTTTTTAAATGCTCTAAATGATGTAAAAGTGGGTGAGCTTTCAAAGAAATTTGGCTCTGATATTGTAGAAATTTTAAGGTCAAATGACATAAAAGTAAAAAGCGAGAATGAGACTATGAAGCAAATTTGCAAAAACAACGATGAAAAGATGTTTTATATTTTTGTTTTGATTGTAGAAGCTATTTTTAAGGATAAGGAAAAAAGTTGAAAAAGGGTATATTTTTAGCATTTAGTGTTGCTTTGTTTTTGGGATGTTCGCAGACCCAGCCAAAGCCAAGTGTGCAAAATTCTTTACCAGATGAAAATGTATATAAGCCAAATGAACGCATTAGTTTGCTTGATTTTGAAATGAAGCAGGATGCCTCGTCGCTACCGCAAAATATGCAAAGTGCAAGCTTTGACCAAGAAGAAATTTTAAAAAGAAGGTTTAAGGTTTTTACATTAAGGGGTGTAAAATTTAATCCAAACGATGTCTTTTGGGCATTTAATATATATAAGCCAAGCGAAAAGAGAAAGTATTTTGGCTCAAATTTTAGAGAGATCCCACAAAGCTGGTTTGACGCACAAAAGGACAATGCAAATTTCTCAGCTCTTTCAAGTATCTCTGCTTATGCTCTAACTTCGGCAAACACAGCTTTAAGAAATTTTCCAACCGATGAGCCGATATTTTTAAATCCGCAAACTCCAGGTGAGGGCTATCCGTTTGATTATCTGCAAGAATCAACCCTAAGCATCGCTCATCCACTTTTTGTGTCACATCTTTCTAAAGATAGGGCATGGGCATTTGTTAGCGATGATGCAGTTTGGGGCTGGGTAAAGGTCGAGGATATTAAATTTATAAGCGATGATGAGGCAAATGCCTATCAAAAGTCAAGTTTTGTGACTATAAAAACGGACAAGATGCCAGTTTATGACAAGGCCGGAAATTTCTTGTTTTATTCAAGAGTTGGAGCGATACTGCCTGTTTTGGCGCAGGATAGTAAAAACTACTACGGTAAAATTTATGTAAGAAATCTCTTGAGAGAATTTGTGTTGCCAAAGTCTGTTGGCGCTCTTTTTCCTCTTAAATTTAATGACTCAAATTTAAAAACACTTATTAGCTCCCTTCTTACTCAGCCCTATGGTTGGGGTGGGGTCGATAAGCTAAGAGATTGCTCGCTTTTTACTAAAGATTTGCTAGCAAGTTTTGGCGTGTGGTTGCCCAGAAACTCAAGAGCCCAAGCAAATATGGGACAAAAATTTGATCTAAAAGGACTTAGTAACGCCGCTAAGACAAAAGAGATAAAAGAGAAAGGTGTGCCATATCTCACACTCGTGCATCTGCCAGGGCATATCATGCTTTATGCCGGATACAAGGGCGATGATATATATGTAGTGCATGATGCTTGGGGACTAAAAACCGAAAACAACGGCAGAGCATTAATCGGTGCTACGGCAGTAACTACATTAAACATCGGACAAAACAGAAGCGATATACAAAACTCAAATTTGCTCATTTCAAAGGTCGATTCTATAAATGTGATAAAGCCAGAAAATGTAATAAGCGATAAAGCTAGAAAAATTTCAGCTTTACAAAGGGCTTATGGCGTTAAGGTTGAGGATAATTTGGTCAAATTTGGTGATGGAACAATATTTGTCTATGATGACTTTAAACAAAAAGATGATGAGTGTAGTATCGGTGCTGATATAGAGGATATGAATGCGCTTGATTACGCTGCATTTTCGCCACTTAGCACCGCACTAAGCGATGCTGGTAGATGTAGAAATTATGAATTTTTAGGCAAAATTTATGGCTCAAGCGAGAGCGAGGTAAAAGCAAATTTGGTAGATGTCGTTTGGCTAAAAGATAGCCTTGCACTAAAGTTGCCATTTAACTCTAAAAATGGAGCCGCAACTGCTTTACAAGACGTAAGTAATGAGCTAAATGATATGGTAAAAAGTGATGCGAGCTTGCTTGAGTATTTAAAAAATCCAGGTGGAACATTTAAGTGGCGAGTGATCGCTGGCACAAACCGCTTGAGTCCGCACAGCTACGGCATCGCGATCGATATAAATGTGAAAAAGAGCCACTACTGGCAGTGGAGTAATGGCTACCAAAACCTAATCCCTGAAAAGATAGTGCGTGTTTTTGAAAAACATAAATTTATCTGGGGTGGACGCTGGAAGCACTTTGATACGATGCATTTTGAGTATCGCCCAGAGATGTTTGAGTAGATGAAAGATCAAATTTTAGAAATTTTATCTCGCTCAAATGTCTTTTTAACAGGCGGTGGCGGTGTTGGCAAGAGCTATTTAACCGCCTCCATCATCAGACAC
This genomic interval from Campylobacter concisus contains the following:
- a CDS encoding peptidylprolyl isomerase, whose translation is MLSWMQKHKKYLVVTIWVSTIAFVGAGFVGWGAYDLNSNRATSVAKVGHRNISIQELQQKYDSLYQYYNNLFDGKLTQEKANELGLQNAALQATIQENLLLNFADDIGLSVSKDDILKYIIADPTFQKDGAFDKNLYYDILRRARINPTDFEENLKLTILLDKLRTILNLPANKEDIEMMEASFFVQDKLAIQIINANQSDIRIDEKELKDLWETNKNNYMTKTIYGLETYFIESNKNDVNQTTLSDYYNENKERYKGSDDKIKSFNEVKTEVIKDYNIEKSKTDALKKYTSIKKAELATNEFVSINEDNATFSLDEIKGAKVGEVIKPFTYKDGYLIVRVKSITPPQPMSFEQARAMVLEIYKDKKKKENLTTMAKESLQNFKGTDIVFISRDINSSISGLNESETRAFVSQLFETNNKKDYVILEDKAVIYDILEQRLLVDNIDNNYKQITQQNVTMLKNNELIKDLTNKLKKYYEIKEYIKR
- a CDS encoding class II aldolase and adducin N-terminal domain-containing protein, giving the protein MELEHSINEIKTISLSMFRKNFFGVFHGSISARVEKNQFIINKQNAIFDNLKDDDLTLLSSKKDYRWNEASLDADIHLNIYKNINEARFVCYAMPPYATAYAMKHEKIVPKDYFGYMRFDKISVYDPKQYDDWYERAETEIYRYMVEKNTNIIVIKGYGIYAYSRSPQLLAKEIALLENSCKLLHLTSGYSDYSI
- the rsmH gene encoding 16S rRNA (cytosine(1402)-N(4))-methyltransferase RsmH, whose protein sequence is MQSPHISVLLDEVLSFFKNLNGNFIDCTLGYAGHSSAILSQNENLNLIACDRDNEAINFSLKKLEPFGSRVKIYKSNFSELTSKLSQEEILNVRGILADIGVSSLQIDKDDRGFSLGSSTLDMRMDKERNFSAFDVVNDYSFDELVRIFRDYGEIKNAAGIANKIINARNLGKITSAKELANLIGTAQIKGRGVSPAILAFQAIRIDVNGELDELTNLLDSIEKCGFKDCLVAIITFHSLEDRIVKERFKKWANSCICLPGVYRCECGNNHELGEILTKKPLTASQNELKINSRSKSAKLRVFKIKG
- a CDS encoding D-amino acid aminotransferase; amino-acid sequence: MADQALQTVFLNGEFLQKDEAKVSAFDRGFIFGDGIYEVVPVINSKMVDKDGFWARFERSLNEIDINLPYEKEKFEAILNEIISKNALKEGGIYMQVTRGVAFRNFYFIEDLTPSVFIFCYESEILNNPAAKTGIKVVSVEDIRWKRRDIKSISLLAQCYAKNEAHKKGADEGFMVENGFVTEGCSSSAFIIKNKTLITKPLSNEILPGIRRMRLLRIAKDIGLNIEERKFSMDEVYNADEVFISAATLILLPVVYADGKAINGAKVGEISSKLREIYAGELLKEAGL
- a CDS encoding DUF523 domain-containing protein, with product MREKILISACLVGINCKFNGENNLLNKDVLDEISKRFHLLFVCPEVYGGLSTPREPAEMKNGVVVCKFSGKDVSKNFKNGAEICLKIAKLNGCKKAILKSKSPSCGSGQIYDGSFSKRLILGDGITAKLLKENEILVYSEDEIVGLDV
- a CDS encoding chemotaxis protein, with product MFDRLKDNIILEVIFKYIILLLLFICVIGLFMSGILFLNGEMSENSLNLHIFFGFSLVVLTIVHSYVKKKKLKKLSLEFKNILNHKPVQMDCNTTRFLNALNDVKVGELSKKFGSDIVEILRSNDIKVKSENETMKQICKNNDEKMFYIFVLIVEAIFKDKEKS
- a CDS encoding bifunctional C40 family peptidase/M15 family metallopeptidase; amino-acid sequence: MKKGIFLAFSVALFLGCSQTQPKPSVQNSLPDENVYKPNERISLLDFEMKQDASSLPQNMQSASFDQEEILKRRFKVFTLRGVKFNPNDVFWAFNIYKPSEKRKYFGSNFREIPQSWFDAQKDNANFSALSSISAYALTSANTALRNFPTDEPIFLNPQTPGEGYPFDYLQESTLSIAHPLFVSHLSKDRAWAFVSDDAVWGWVKVEDIKFISDDEANAYQKSSFVTIKTDKMPVYDKAGNFLFYSRVGAILPVLAQDSKNYYGKIYVRNLLREFVLPKSVGALFPLKFNDSNLKTLISSLLTQPYGWGGVDKLRDCSLFTKDLLASFGVWLPRNSRAQANMGQKFDLKGLSNAAKTKEIKEKGVPYLTLVHLPGHIMLYAGYKGDDIYVVHDAWGLKTENNGRALIGATAVTTLNIGQNRSDIQNSNLLISKVDSINVIKPENVISDKARKISALQRAYGVKVEDNLVKFGDGTIFVYDDFKQKDDECSIGADIEDMNALDYAAFSPLSTALSDAGRCRNYEFLGKIYGSSESEVKANLVDVVWLKDSLALKLPFNSKNGAATALQDVSNELNDMVKSDASLLEYLKNPGGTFKWRVIAGTNRLSPHSYGIAIDINVKKSHYWQWSNGYQNLIPEKIVRVFEKHKFIWGGRWKHFDTMHFEYRPEMFE